The Eubacterium maltosivorans genome includes the window CAATAAATAAAAAAAGCTGAAGGTAAGGAGCGTTTTACGCCCTACCCTCAGCTTTTTGTTTTTCTACCCGAAATTCAGGCGGCTGTTCACATTTCAGATCATCGCTCAGATGGCGGTCATCGTTAATATACTCGATCTGGAGACCACCCGCTGTGTCAAAGACAAACTTGCACACCGCGGTGTTGCGCAGGATTTCCTGCTGCATTTCCTCGAAGGGCAGGCCCTTCGCGTACCAAAGAAAAGTCTGAATGGCAAAACCGTGAGAAATACAGGCGATGGTCTTGCCGGCGTTTTCGGCCACAATGCGCGTGAGCGCGCTGGTAACCCGGTCGTAAACGTCGCGGGTGCTCTCGCCCCCGGGCGCCTGAAAGTTGGGAAGATCCGTCTTAAAGACCTCCATCAGACCCGGGAATTCCGCCTCGATCACCGCGATTTTTTTTGCTTCCATCAGCCCGCCGTCCACCTCGATGATACCCGGCTCCACCAGAATCGGAAGCTCCTTGCTGCCGCGCAGCCCTTCGGCGGTCTGCCGGGTGCGTGTGAGGGGCGTACAGTACAGCGCGTCCAGTTCAATGTTCTCAAAGCGCTTTCCGAGCGCCTCGGCCTGTCTGAGGCCCAGCTCGTTTAAGGGGAGATCCAAAACGCCCTGAAAAATGCCGTTGGCGTTGGCGTCGGTAGTGCCGTGACGAATCAGGTATAGCGTTGTCAATTTTATTCACCTCGTTCTTATTTTGTCACTGTTTATTATAACATATGTGACAAAAAAGGGCGGTTTAAATGTAACTTAAGTGTATTATTTTTGTATCAAAATGGCCTTTTTGTGGACAATTCCACAGAAGAACTGTATAATTAATAAGTTAATCGAATAAGAACAAATTGATCGAGGTACCCATGAAACTAAGTCGAATTTTAGAAAACCCGGAGATTGTGGAAGTAAGGAACAACAATCCCGAGATTGATATTGAACATATTGCCTATAACTCACAGAAGGTGATCCCGAACAGCATGTTCGTGGCCATCAAGGGCTTGAAAACCGATGGACATCAATACATTGGCGACGCCATCCGGCGGGGCGCCATTCTGGTAATTTATGAACACGATCTGGATGAATACCAGGATGGTATTATGTATGTCAAGGTAAAAAACGCCCGCCACATGCTGGGCACCATGTCCAGCCGTTTTTATGGCCATCCCTCCGAATCCCTTTCCATCACAGGGGTTACCGGCACAAACGGCAAGACAACCGTCACCTACATGCTTAAAAACATTTTTCAGAAGGCCGGACGCAAATGCGGCCTCATCGGCACCATCAATAACCAGATCGGCGATGAAATTATCGACAACGCCGGCCGTACCACACCCGATTCGCTGGAGGTACAGGAAATCATCTCGGAAATGGTGGAAGCCGGCTGTGAAAACCTGGTGATGGAGGTTTCCTCCCACGCGCTGGATCTGGACCGCGTCAACGGCGTAGCCTTTGACTATGGCATTTTCACCAACCTGACCCAGGACCACCTGGATTACCATAAAACCTTTGAAAACTATTTTGAGGCCAAGGCAAAGCTGTTTACCTATACCTCTAAGGCCAATATCATCAACTGTGACGATGAATGGGGCAAAAAGCTCTACAGCCGCTGCGCCGAGAAAAAAGGGGTTGCCGTCTATTCCTACGGCCTGAGCCCAGAGTGCGATTTTTACGCCAAAGATATGAAATACAGCATTGAGGGCACGCGCTATACGCTGGTGACAAAGGATGGCGAGGAAGAAATTTATCTCTCCATGCCCGGTGAGGTCATGGTTTACAACAGTATGGCCGCCATTATCAACGCGCTGCTCGAGGGGATAGCCATCGAGGTGATTAAGGAAGCGCTGGCCTCCATGAGCGGCGTGGAGGGCCGGATGGAACGCCTGGAGCTGGACACCGATTTTGACATCATCATCGATTACGCCCACTCACCGGATTCGCTGGAACGCCTGCTCAAATCCGTGCGCACCATGTACGATGGAAAAATTTACCTGGTCTTTGGCTGTAACGGCGACCGCGATAAGGAAAAGCGCCCGGTCATGGGCCGGATCGCTGGCGAATTTGCCGACCATATCATCGTGACCTCGGACAACCCTGCCAGCGAGGACCCGCAGTCCATCATCGATACGGTGGCCGCGGCGGTGGCGGAAAAGACAGACGCTTACGAGACAGTGCTCAGACGCTGGGACGCCATCTACTATGCCGCTACCCTGCCAAAGGCGGGCGATGTGCTTGTACTGGCCGGAAAGGGTCACGAAAAACAGGAAACCATGAAGGACGAAAACCTGTATTACAACGAATGGGAAACCGCTGAGGAAGCGGTGAGACGGCTGAAGGAAGGCAGATAATTTAAAGACAGCGATACCGGAGCGTCCCGCTCCGGTATTTTTTAATCCATATGAAAATTTTAAAAAAGACAAGGAAGTGCTTATTATATGAAAGCTTATGTCACCGCGTGTATCGAGGATTATATCGCCGCGTGCCAGAAAACCAGTGAGACCAAATGGGGAACGCCGCTGGTGGGCTTTGCCGACGCCCGCCATCCCCGGCTTGGGGAGCTTCGGAAGGTGGCGAATGAAAACCATGTGATGCCCTGGGAGGTGCTGCCTGACGCCACCGTGGTGGTCTGCTATTTTGTTCCCTTTACCCGGGAGACGGTCTTATCGAACCGGGAGGGCCGTCTTTCCTCACCGGAGTGGGCCAGAGCCTATGAGGACACCAACGCCCTGTTCGCCAGGCTGAACGCCCACCTCATCGAGCGGTTAGAGGCCAGAGGCTACCGTGCAGCGGTATCGCCCGAGGCCACAGCCTTTGACCGTGAAGCGCTCAGAAGCCGGTGGTCCCAGCGGCATATGGCATGGCTGGCCGGACTTGGCAGCTTTGGGCTCAACAACATGCTCATTACCGACAGGGGCTGCTGCGGGCGGATCAGCACTGTGGTCACCAACCTGGATGTGACGCCGGGCAGGCCTCTGGCGGTTGAGAACTGCCTGTACAAACGCGGGGGCCAGTGCGGCGTGTGTGTGAAGCGCTGCCCCTCAGGCGCCCTGACAAAAGCAGGCTATGACCGTCAGAAATGCTTTGGGCTCTGCAGCGAAAACGCCGCAGTCTACCGCGATTTTGGCAATTCCTACGCCGCCGACGCAGCGGGTGAAATACTGGATACGGGCAGCGAGGTCTGCGGTAAGTGTCTGGCTGGCGTGCCCTGCGCTTTCCAAAAACCTATAAAAGAATAAGGCGATAAAAAGGTGGGGTGCGTTTCGCACCCCACCTTTTTAAGTGTTCTCCAAATGACAGTGTTTTTTATAGGTGTACATGTTTTTATCCGCCTCGCGCAGCAGCGCGTCGAGGTCCTCAGGACAGTTGACCGGTCCGTGGCTGAAGCCCCAGGCAATGTCGAGCTTGAGGCTGTTTTCAGCGTTGTACCGGCTGATACGGCTCTCCAGGTCGTTAAGACACTGCTCGAGGGCCTGGGGTCCCAGCCCCCCGGTGAGGATGCAGAATTCGTCACCGCCGATGCGGTAGCAGTCGCCAAGGTCGGAAAAGCTCTCCCGGATACAGCGGCCGCTGGCGATAATCAGGCTGTCCCCCACGCTGTGGCCCAATGTGTCGTTGGTCTGCTTCAGATTGTTGAGATCAAAGGCGATGACCGTCAATTCCTTTAAGGGTAAGGATTCTTTGAGCACTGCCAGATCCCGTTCGTAGGCTGCCCGGTTGGCCAGGCTGGTCATGGTATCGGTGAAGGCCAGCTTTTTGTAGACCTCCAGGTGAACCGAATCCCGGAACCGCGCGAGGCTTTCCCGGATGGTGGAGAAGCCCAGTATTGTGATAAAAACCACCAGCCCCAGCTTAAAAAACAGACTGTTATCCGCGCCCACCGGGTTTTTGTAAAAGCGCGCAAGATCAACAATACCCGTGACACACAGCAGGAAAAAGGCGATGGACAAAGCGCTGAAGCGCCGGGTATGGCAGTGTACCCACTGGTGGATAAGCGTCCATATAAACAGCAGAATGGCACTGAGCAGCAGTACATGGGTGAGCGGCAGCAGCTTTGGGAGCAGAAGGATGCTGACCGTCGAGGCACAGACATTAATGATGAAATTGACGAGCATGAGCAGTGTGATGATATCGTAGGGGCGGGCGTACCGCGTGTCTCCCTCCAGCTTCATAAACTGGACGATGGGCACCGCGATCAGTGTAAAGCTGTAAAAGGACAGAAGCACCGGGAAAGGCGACGCGAGCGGTAAAAACTGAAGAACACCGCAGTCGGTTAAAATCCAGACAGCCGATAAAATCGAAAAGGCCCCCAGACAGATAAAACGGTAACCTCCGTTTTTAAAGCCCGAAAAAAACCAGGAGGTCGCCAGGAGCAGGAGCCCGATGATCAGGATAATAAAGGAAACCGCCAGGCTGCCCGCGTCCGACCAAAGCTGACTAAAAAGAACGCCGGAGCGGCTGCCGTAGGAAACACCATCCACAAAAACCGCGTCCGAAGCGAGCAGCGACTGAAATTCCAGTGTGACCGATTTGCCAGAGGCCGTCTCTGGCAGTGGAATGACATGGACCAGGCTGCCAAAGGATATGTCTTTTGGAAAGGCGTAGATCACCTCACCGTCAACGGATACGGTCAGAGACTGAAAAGCTGTGGAAACCCTGAGAACACAGTCTGGAGGAAGCGTATCCGGCAGGGTGCGCGTCAGAGCGATATGACCGCTCGAGAAAGAGCTGGGAAGGGAGATAGCGTTCTGGGGCGCGCCGTCCGAGTTCAGGGTCCAGCCCTCATTGAGCCGCGCAGCCTCTCCGGTGTCAAAGGAGATATCCCCATTGGGGAGCAGGCAGGATAAAAGAAGCAGGATAGCGCCGCCGGAGACCAGCAGGACTAAAAACAGGGCGGGAATAAAACGAAACTGGTTCTCCTTTATCTTCACAACAGTATGCTCCTTTATCCGTATAGTGATTCTATTGTAGCATACTTTAAGGAAAATAAAACAGAAAATGCGTTCATTAAGCTTAAGAAATAAAAAAGGAGGTGGGGTGCGTTCTGCACCCCACCTTCTGGTTAAATCAGCTTTCGGGCCTCCGGCAGCGGCAGGGGCAGCTTACGGACACGTTTTTGAAACCGGCGGCACAAAGCGACCAGAGCTGCCATCAACAGCGGCGAGAGGATCGTAAAGCCGCCGAGGGTAATAAAACCCTCCAGAGACAGCGGGCTGAGATGGAACAGAGGGCCAAACAGAAAGGCTGCGCCGAAAAATCCAAGGCCCATGGCGGCAATGAGACCGGCCCGCGGCAGATTCAG containing:
- a CDS encoding GGDEF domain-containing protein; protein product: MKIKENQFRFIPALFLVLLVSGGAILLLLSCLLPNGDISFDTGEAARLNEGWTLNSDGAPQNAISLPSSFSSGHIALTRTLPDTLPPDCVLRVSTAFQSLTVSVDGEVIYAFPKDISFGSLVHVIPLPETASGKSVTLEFQSLLASDAVFVDGVSYGSRSGVLFSQLWSDAGSLAVSFIILIIGLLLLATSWFFSGFKNGGYRFICLGAFSILSAVWILTDCGVLQFLPLASPFPVLLSFYSFTLIAVPIVQFMKLEGDTRYARPYDIITLLMLVNFIINVCASTVSILLLPKLLPLTHVLLLSAILLFIWTLIHQWVHCHTRRFSALSIAFFLLCVTGIVDLARFYKNPVGADNSLFFKLGLVVFITILGFSTIRESLARFRDSVHLEVYKKLAFTDTMTSLANRAAYERDLAVLKESLPLKELTVIAFDLNNLKQTNDTLGHSVGDSLIIASGRCIRESFSDLGDCYRIGGDEFCILTGGLGPQALEQCLNDLESRISRYNAENSLKLDIAWGFSHGPVNCPEDLDALLREADKNMYTYKKHCHLENT
- a CDS encoding epoxyqueuosine reductase; protein product: MKAYVTACIEDYIAACQKTSETKWGTPLVGFADARHPRLGELRKVANENHVMPWEVLPDATVVVCYFVPFTRETVLSNREGRLSSPEWARAYEDTNALFARLNAHLIERLEARGYRAAVSPEATAFDREALRSRWSQRHMAWLAGLGSFGLNNMLITDRGCCGRISTVVTNLDVTPGRPLAVENCLYKRGGQCGVCVKRCPSGALTKAGYDRQKCFGLCSENAAVYRDFGNSYAADAAGEILDTGSEVCGKCLAGVPCAFQKPIKE
- a CDS encoding histidine phosphatase family protein, with product MTTLYLIRHGTTDANANGIFQGVLDLPLNELGLRQAEALGKRFENIELDALYCTPLTRTRQTAEGLRGSKELPILVEPGIIEVDGGLMEAKKIAVIEAEFPGLMEVFKTDLPNFQAPGGESTRDVYDRVTSALTRIVAENAGKTIACISHGFAIQTFLWYAKGLPFEEMQQEILRNTAVCKFVFDTAGGLQIEYINDDRHLSDDLKCEQPPEFRVEKQKAEGRA
- a CDS encoding UDP-N-acetylmuramoyl-L-alanyl-D-glutamate--2,6-diaminopimelate ligase; protein product: MKLSRILENPEIVEVRNNNPEIDIEHIAYNSQKVIPNSMFVAIKGLKTDGHQYIGDAIRRGAILVIYEHDLDEYQDGIMYVKVKNARHMLGTMSSRFYGHPSESLSITGVTGTNGKTTVTYMLKNIFQKAGRKCGLIGTINNQIGDEIIDNAGRTTPDSLEVQEIISEMVEAGCENLVMEVSSHALDLDRVNGVAFDYGIFTNLTQDHLDYHKTFENYFEAKAKLFTYTSKANIINCDDEWGKKLYSRCAEKKGVAVYSYGLSPECDFYAKDMKYSIEGTRYTLVTKDGEEEIYLSMPGEVMVYNSMAAIINALLEGIAIEVIKEALASMSGVEGRMERLELDTDFDIIIDYAHSPDSLERLLKSVRTMYDGKIYLVFGCNGDRDKEKRPVMGRIAGEFADHIIVTSDNPASEDPQSIIDTVAAAVAEKTDAYETVLRRWDAIYYAATLPKAGDVLVLAGKGHEKQETMKDENLYYNEWETAEEAVRRLKEGR